From the genome of Hathewaya histolytica, one region includes:
- the addA gene encoding helicase-exonuclease AddAB subunit AddA — MGKIKWTEEQSKVIYTRNCNLLVAAAAGSGKTAVLVQRIINMIMDEENPVDIDKLLVVTFTNAAASEMRERIGDALSKEIGERGNSIRLQRQLTLLNKASITTIHSFCLNVIKNNFHKVDVDPGFRVADQTEVVLLKNETLEELFEHKYENIKGENLEEKCTGEEFLNLVETYCSNKDDSALLELVLRIHSFSNTAPNPRAWLIEQSEEFNMDKFTNIEDTKWVKILKNNINMELEGQYEQYKDVYNLVCNIEELNAYEPVIREELSIINDLMQALKSSFENFLQELSTVKFGRLPSVRKIENKDAKDKVQKIRNSIKKSLDELSKNYSSITEEDIKSSYIKIYPIIKNLVELVIQFDSLYKLKKKEKGIIDFNDFEHFCLEILIEKDEEGNWIKNEEGIYIPSDTAIELRDKYDEILIDEYQDSNLVQELILNLVSKISEGSPNIFMVGDIKQSIYRFRQAKPELFLSKYNSYSEVNEDSLYKKILLFKNFRSREEVLDGVNFIFKSIMSERIGELEYNEKEALNLGANYENYIEGAELGGDIELHILEKNSDTEKENELDKIGDNFSDELEELDEPTDIAYEAKITANRIKEFIENKEKPFMVLDKETKEYRRVMYKDIVILLRSTVNWSEQFIEEFKKYNIPVYADTSTGYFETIEIKTMLSLLQIIDNPIQDIPLLAVMRSPIGGFSSEDFVYIRENNNNISFYEACINYIEEEETELKVKLKEFYTKINHWRERSLYTPIDQFIWYLYMETGYYGFVGALKGGMQKQANLKVLFQRAREYENTSYSGLFNFINFINKLKKNSGDMGSAKILGENEDVVRIMSIHKSKGLEFPIVFLCGIGKQFNLKDLSSNLLLHHELGFGPDLIDFERRISYPIPVKRAIREKIAVETLSEEMRILYVALTRAKEKLILIGGVRDITNFIKKSYENAQDNRIKVPEFITIKGRSYLDWITMALVKHREVAKDLEKELYRFNKEEICIENTIDDKSKWSIRIWDKSDMEEVLQGEEQDRGECVKRLLEGYLKEDDENSYDDFVENRLSYKYPYIKASELPTVLSVSELKRRFNTMEVENSGSLIKPHLKQRPSFMEGKSKLTGAERGTVFHAVMEYLDFTKISSIDEIENQIFNLYAREFITEEESKAVNPNKILKFFNTELGKRIIKAFPKVYREVEFHIPLKSTEVFKDLDVELYKGEEILLQGIIDCYFEENDEIILLDYKTDFILEGEEEILKERYKSQLQYYSKAIAEITGKEVSEKYLYLFTLDKCVRIN; from the coding sequence ATGGGGAAAATTAAATGGACAGAAGAGCAAAGTAAGGTAATTTACACGAGAAATTGTAATCTCTTAGTAGCTGCGGCAGCAGGTTCAGGAAAAACAGCAGTATTGGTTCAAAGAATAATAAATATGATAATGGATGAAGAAAATCCAGTAGATATAGATAAATTATTAGTTGTTACCTTTACAAATGCTGCAGCTTCAGAGATGAGAGAGAGAATAGGAGATGCTCTTTCAAAGGAAATAGGAGAAAGAGGAAATTCTATCAGACTTCAAAGACAATTAACCTTATTAAATAAAGCTAGCATTACAACCATTCACTCCTTTTGTTTAAATGTAATAAAAAATAATTTTCACAAAGTAGATGTTGACCCAGGATTTAGAGTTGCTGATCAGACAGAGGTTGTTCTTTTAAAAAATGAAACACTTGAAGAATTATTTGAACATAAGTATGAAAATATAAAAGGTGAAAATTTAGAGGAGAAATGTACTGGAGAAGAATTTTTAAACTTAGTTGAAACTTATTGTAGTAATAAAGATGATAGTGCTTTACTGGAATTAGTTTTAAGGATACATAGTTTTTCTAATACGGCACCTAACCCAAGGGCTTGGTTAATAGAACAAAGTGAAGAATTTAATATGGATAAATTTACCAATATAGAAGATACAAAATGGGTAAAAATATTAAAAAATAATATAAATATGGAACTAGAAGGTCAGTATGAGCAGTATAAAGATGTATACAACTTAGTGTGCAATATAGAGGAATTAAATGCTTACGAACCAGTTATAAGAGAAGAACTTTCTATTATTAATGATCTAATGCAGGCTCTAAAAAGCTCTTTTGAAAATTTCTTACAGGAACTAAGTACAGTAAAGTTTGGAAGATTACCTTCAGTTAGAAAAATAGAAAATAAAGATGCAAAAGATAAAGTTCAAAAGATAAGAAATTCTATTAAAAAATCCTTAGATGAACTTTCTAAAAACTATTCTTCTATAACCGAAGAAGATATAAAAAGTTCATACATTAAGATTTATCCTATTATAAAGAACCTAGTCGAACTCGTAATTCAATTTGACTCTTTATATAAGTTAAAGAAAAAAGAAAAAGGTATTATAGATTTTAATGATTTTGAGCATTTTTGCTTAGAAATATTAATAGAAAAAGATGAAGAGGGGAACTGGATAAAGAATGAAGAAGGAATATATATTCCTTCAGACACGGCGATAGAATTAAGGGATAAGTATGATGAAATATTAATTGATGAATATCAAGACTCGAACTTAGTTCAGGAACTTATATTAAATTTAGTTTCAAAAATTAGTGAAGGAAGCCCAAACATATTTATGGTTGGGGACATAAAGCAGAGTATATATAGATTTAGACAGGCAAAACCAGAACTTTTCCTTAGTAAGTATAATTCTTATTCAGAAGTAAATGAAGATTCTCTTTATAAAAAGATTTTACTTTTTAAAAACTTTAGAAGTAGAGAAGAGGTTTTAGATGGAGTGAATTTTATCTTTAAGAGCATAATGTCAGAGAGAATTGGGGAACTAGAGTATAATGAAAAGGAAGCACTAAATCTTGGAGCAAACTATGAAAATTATATAGAAGGTGCTGAATTAGGTGGAGATATAGAACTTCATATTTTAGAGAAAAATTCTGACACGGAAAAGGAAAATGAATTAGATAAAATAGGTGATAACTTTTCTGATGAATTAGAAGAATTAGATGAGCCAACAGACATAGCTTATGAGGCTAAGATTACAGCAAATAGGATTAAAGAATTTATAGAAAATAAAGAAAAACCTTTTATGGTTTTAGATAAAGAAACAAAAGAATATAGAAGAGTAATGTATAAGGATATAGTAATACTTCTAAGAAGTACTGTGAATTGGTCAGAGCAATTCATAGAAGAGTTTAAAAAATATAATATACCTGTATATGCAGATACTAGTACGGGGTATTTTGAAACTATTGAAATTAAAACCATGCTAAGTCTTCTTCAAATTATTGATAACCCGATACAGGATATTCCACTTCTAGCTGTAATGCGTTCACCAATAGGAGGGTTTTCGTCTGAAGACTTTGTTTATATAAGAGAGAACAATAACAATATTAGTTTTTATGAAGCATGCATTAACTACATTGAAGAAGAGGAAACTGAACTTAAAGTAAAATTAAAAGAGTTTTACACAAAGATAAATCATTGGAGAGAAAGGTCTTTATATACTCCTATAGATCAATTTATATGGTATTTATATATGGAAACTGGATATTACGGTTTTGTAGGTGCACTAAAAGGTGGCATGCAAAAACAGGCAAATTTAAAAGTATTATTTCAAAGGGCTAGAGAGTATGAAAATACTAGTTATAGCGGACTTTTTAACTTTATAAACTTTATAAATAAATTAAAGAAAAACAGTGGTGATATGGGAAGTGCTAAGATATTAGGTGAAAATGAAGATGTAGTTAGAATAATGAGTATTCATAAAAGTAAGGGTCTAGAATTTCCTATAGTTTTTCTATGTGGTATTGGGAAACAATTTAACTTAAAAGATTTAAGTAGTAACCTTCTTCTTCACCATGAACTAGGCTTTGGACCAGATTTAATAGATTTTGAAAGAAGGATATCGTATCCTATACCTGTAAAAAGAGCTATTAGAGAGAAGATAGCGGTGGAAACACTTTCAGAAGAGATGAGAATATTGTATGTAGCACTTACAAGAGCAAAAGAGAAATTAATTTTAATAGGCGGAGTCCGTGATATAACTAATTTTATAAAAAAATCTTATGAAAATGCACAAGATAATAGAATAAAAGTTCCTGAGTTTATAACTATAAAAGGTAGGAGTTATCTAGATTGGATTACCATGGCTCTTGTAAAGCATAGAGAAGTTGCAAAGGATTTAGAGAAAGAGTTATACAGATTCAATAAAGAGGAAATTTGCATAGAAAACACTATAGACGATAAGTCAAAGTGGAGCATTCGAATTTGGGATAAAAGCGATATGGAAGAAGTTTTACAAGGGGAAGAGCAGGATAGAGGTGAATGTGTAAAAAGACTTCTTGAAGGTTATTTAAAAGAAGATGATGAAAATAGTTATGATGATTTTGTAGAAAATAGATTATCTTATAAATATCCATATATAAAAGCTTCAGAGCTTCCAACGGTTCTAAGTGTATCGGAATTGAAAAGAAGATTTAATACTATGGAAGTTGAGAATTCGGGTAGTTTAATAAAACCTCATTTAAAACAAAGGCCTTCATTTATGGAGGGAAAATCAAAATTAACAGGAGCTGAACGTGGAACTGTATTTCATGCTGTCATGGAGTATCTGGATTTCACTAAGATAAGCTCTATAGATGAAATAGAAAATCAAATTTTTAATCTCTACGCTAGGGAATTTATTACGGAAGAAGAAAGTAAGGCTGTTAATCCTAATAAAATATTAAAATTTTTTAATACAGAACTAGGTAAGAGAATTATAAAAGCTTTTCCTAAAGTTTATAGGGAGGTAGAATTTCATATTCCATTAAAGAGTACAGAGGTATTTAAAGATTTAGATGTGGAACTTTATAAAGGGGAAGAAATTCTTCTTCAAGGAATAATAGATTG